From Solibaculum mannosilyticum:
GGATATTGTTCCAAAAGTGACTGTTCCAGCAAGGTGGATGATTCTGAAGTCTCTGCAAAGTCCACAAACGATTCATCTACAATCAGACGGATCCCCTTGTCGTGGGACCACTGGATAAGACGTAATACATCGTTTTTTGGAATATAGTTGCCGGATGGATTGTCCGGATTGATAAGCGCCAGCATAGACATCTGCTTGTCATCAAAAAATTCCATTAGATCGTCTGCCGTATAGGAAAAATCAGGATTTTGCGGATAAAACGCCACGATATCTTCCGGCCTTAGACGATTGGGATATTCCTCAAATGTGGGGAACACAAGCCCGATCTTATCGCGAACGATGTTTTCCATCAAAGCCTTGATGAGTTCTGCTGCGCCGTTTCCTACCACAATATTCTGACTGTGGAGGGAGAAATACTTAGCAGCCAGCAGGCTGTTGACACCCATGCCAGAGGGATAATTGCAAAGCAGTGTCTCAAAATTGGTGCGAAGTTCGCGGATTAACTTTTTATTGGGGAAAAACGGGTTGACTAGATAACAAAAGTCCATCACTTTAGGATACCGCCAATATCCTCCATAACATTGCTGGAATTTTTCCAGTTTCTCGTGAGGTTCGGCAAAGATGGTTTCTGCAATTTTGAGATCCTGGATATCGTCGATTTCATACCAGGACTCATTTCCCAATTTTTCCACTTTTAGATCTGGCTTGTCCAGCAGGGAAATCACTTTGAGCACCTGCTCATAGTACTCATTGTATCCAAGGGCCTTGCTGTAGGCCTCCAGGAAGGGGACATAGTGAGTAGAGGAGAAGGCCTTGGAAAATTTATAGATATTGACTGTTTTATAGTAACAGCTGCATTTGGAAAAACGGAATTCCTTTTTAGAGAGGAATCTTGTAATATTGTCGTCTTCATCCAATTCCAATACCGTACCGTCCATCCAGCTCTCGAACTTGGCGGCCAGTACCAGATTGGGATAAGGATTGCAAAGCAGACGGTCCAAAGCCCGTTCTTCAAAAATGAGATCCGATTCTAGAAGAAGGGTGTCATCCTGAAGAAGATAATGCCGTGCCAGATAAAGCGAATAAATATTATTCGTCTTGTTGTAGATGGGATTGGTGACATACTCGATGGGAGTTTGAACAGAGAGGGAATTAATATAGTCCATCAGGACTTCGCTTTTGTATCCCACCACAATAATAATTTTCTCTAAATTCTTTCGATCCAAAATGGATAGCATCCGCTGGATCAGAGGAACTCCGTTGACTTTGACCATGCATTTGGTCACGTCGTTGGTCAATTCCTTCAGACGTTTTCCCATACCTGCCGCTAAGATAATTGCCTGCATAGAAAAAGCACATCCTTTCTTCTCAACCTATTGCCCATCATATATGCGCAGAAAAACGATCCAAAATAGCGTCCACAATACGCCGGCTGGCAAATCCGTCGCCATAAGGATTGCAAGCATGGCTCATCCGATGATATTCCTCCGGATTGCTCAACAATTCGTCGATGATGGAAAAGATCGTTTCCTCTTCTGTACCGGCCAGCCGCAAGGTTCCAGCAGCAATGCCTTCGGGACGTTCGGTAGTATCCCTCAATACGATAACCGGTTTACCCAAGGAAGGCGCTTCCTCCTGGATACCGCCGCTATCGGTTAAGATCAGATGGGATGCATTGAGCAAATTGTGGAATGCAATGACATCCATCGGTTTGGTCAGACGCACACGGTCATTGCCGCCGAACACGTCCTCCGCTGTTTTGACAATGACAGGATTGAGATGCACAGGATAAACCACTTTGATGTCTGGATATTTTTCCAAGATCCGACGGATAGCATGAAACATCCGCACCATAGGTTCTCCCAGATTCTCCCGGCGGTGAGCTGTGAGAACGATCAAACGGCTTCCTTTTGCCCAATCCAGCAGCTCACTTTGATGTCCGGAGCAGACAGTGGTTTTTAATGCGTCGATTGCCGTATTGCCTGTGACGAAAATATCCGATTCCCGTTTGCCCTCCCGAAGCAGGTTTTCCCGGCTCTCTTGGGTAGGGGCAAAATGCATATCTGCCAAATTGCCCACCATCTGCCGGTTCATTTCCTCCGGATAAGGGGAGTATTTGTTATAAGTACGCAGTCCAGCCTCCACATGGCCGATGGCCACCTGCTGATAAAAAGCCGCTAATGCACTTGCAAATGTAGTAGTTGTGTCGCCGTGTACCAACACAATGTCCGGTTTGACGGCCTGGATGACCTCTTGGACTCCGCACAGTACCCGTGTGGTGATATCGGCTAATGTCTGACCTTGTTTCATAATATTTAAATCGTAGTCGGGAACAATGTGGAAGGCCTCCAGCACTTGGTCCAACATCTGCCTATGCTGTGCCGTCACACAAACAGTGGCTTCGATTTGTTCCCGGGATTGTAATTCTTTGACAAGTGGTCCCATTTTGATGGTTTCTGGACGTGTCCCAAAAATCGTCATAACTTTAATCTTCATGCTATCTCCCTAGCCTCTTCAGTTGTTTCACCTCGCGAAAAAAGCGAAGATTGCTGCGGTAAAAGCGCCCAAAGCGTTTTGGTTCCTTCATGATCCGATACAACCATTCCAAATTACAGCGTACAAAAAATTGCGGGGCCCTTTTTTTGCTTCCGCTGAGCACATCAAACGATCCGCCGACTCCCACAAAAATCCCCTTGGAAAAACGCGGCAGCCATCGGTCGATGAGCAATTCCTGGCGGGGGATCCCCAAGGCCACCAATATCACGTCTGGTTTCAGCCGGAGGATTTCCTCAAATACCTCGTCATCGTCCTGGCCGTATCCGTTGCGGCAGCCGGCGATCACTGCACCGGGATGTTCCCGCTGAATGCGTGATACCAAGGCTTGTAGAACCTCTTCCTTAGCGCCGTATAGATAAATACTCCGATTGGTTTCCCCGGCGTGCCGGATGAGGTGAGCAGCCAATTCCACACCCGTCACTCGACCTTGGGTCTCAATTCCAAGGGATTGGGCGCCTTTGACCACACCGATTCCATCCGGTACGATGACTGTACTGGGTTTACAAAGCACAGCGTCCAGATCTTGATCCTGTACACCGATCATCATCGTTTCGGGATTGGCTGTTACCACAAAGAGTTTTTCTTCCTGATCCATGGCAAGCGACGCCCGTTTGAAAAATTCCGGTTGGCTACCTGTATAAAGATTTTCAAAATATTGTTTTAACATGTTCCGCCTTTGGACCGTTTTCCCCATCCAGACTTCCGTTGAGGCAGGGGATAGATCCTGTGACACTCCAATCCTTCATTCTGATCCTGCTTCATCAATCCTGACCCCATAGGTTCATTCCTGGATTTGACAAAACGTATACTTCTCCTATTGTACTCTAACTGGTGTTATTTTTCAATAAAAAGCAAAATTTCTCCTACCTAATTCGGCATTTTCTTTCTCTTTTCGGCAAAAAAGCCCTAAAATTCTCCTGCTGGCCTTGATTTCATGGTTTGTCTTCCATACCGGAACATTTCCGGGACCGATATACCGATATCGGTCAGTAGCCCTTTGAGTTCGGGATAGGGCATGGAATAGCGCTGGCTTAAATAACGCAGTGAAGCGCTCAGTTCGCCGTCGGGACCGCCGTATTGGCTGATGATGATTTTAGCCAGGGCGGCGTTGGGCGTAGACACTTTGATCGGATGTTGTAATTGTTTGAGGTAACTCCACATAGACTTAACAATCCCCCTTATCGTAATCCCAGGGCCACGGATCGGTCAGCCAGGACCAGCGGCAGCCCATATCGGCGCTGCTGGCTGAGATAGGGCCGTATTTGGATTCGTATTCCTGAGTCAGCTTGTCACAAGTGGCCTCGTACTGCCGGAGCATTTGGAGGGCCTGCGTGTCGTTGGGATGCGTGTTAAGATAGAGGTGGGTCTCCCACATGGAAAAGCAGGCTGCGGCCCGCTTGCGCATGAGCATCATACGGTCATCCATTAGCAGCGGCACCCCTTTCCGGCGAGAAACGGTTTATCCAGCTCCGGGAAAATCGTACCGACTTGCAGGGCGTGTTCCGGCTCATAAACTTCGGTCATGTTCTGGTAAGGGACATAGGCCATAGCGACGGGCGTATGAGCGGGAAAGGGTGTCCTGTCGTCGACCATCGGAGGGCAAGTGCCGTAGGGTTTGCAGGTATTGCAAGCATCTGCCATGTTGATAAGACTCCTTTCTGGGATGTTATCACATCCGATACTATTCTATGAAAGGGGGGGACGATTGGTGAAGACTGTCGGATCCAGGCGGCTGGAAGGGAATATTAGGAGACCGTTAAATCAGTATAAAAACGCTTGCTTTTTTAATCGTAAATTGGTATACTATGTCTGAAGAAAGTTTTGAGGAGGAATTGCCATGGATCAGAATCCATATAATCCATATCAGCCTGACCAGCAGCCGGATCCTTCCAACCAGGGCCAGTCGACTCCATACGGCAGCAATCCATTCCAGCAGAGCCAGCCGGATACCGACCCGTACCAGAAACCACCGGTCCCTCCAGTGGTTGATCCTTATCAGCCGTACAACTATCAGCCTGGAGTTCCCCCTGTTCAGAAAGTTGTTCCTCCGGCCAATGGACTCGCCATCGCCTCTTTGGTCCTTGGTATTGTCAGCCTAGTTTTCTGCCTGTGCTTTGGCGGTTTCT
This genomic window contains:
- a CDS encoding spore coat protein CotJB, whose product is MDDRMMLMRKRAAACFSMWETHLYLNTHPNDTQALQMLRQYEATCDKLTQEYESKYGPISASSADMGCRWSWLTDPWPWDYDKGDC
- the wecB gene encoding non-hydrolyzing UDP-N-acetylglucosamine 2-epimerase, which produces MKIKVMTIFGTRPETIKMGPLVKELQSREQIEATVCVTAQHRQMLDQVLEAFHIVPDYDLNIMKQGQTLADITTRVLCGVQEVIQAVKPDIVLVHGDTTTTFASALAAFYQQVAIGHVEAGLRTYNKYSPYPEEMNRQMVGNLADMHFAPTQESRENLLREGKRESDIFVTGNTAIDALKTTVCSGHQSELLDWAKGSRLIVLTAHRRENLGEPMVRMFHAIRRILEKYPDIKVVYPVHLNPVIVKTAEDVFGGNDRVRLTKPMDVIAFHNLLNASHLILTDSGGIQEEAPSLGKPVIVLRDTTERPEGIAAGTLRLAGTEEETIFSIIDELLSNPEEYHRMSHACNPYGDGFASRRIVDAILDRFSAHI
- a CDS encoding DUF4190 domain-containing protein, which produces MDQNPYNPYQPDQQPDPSNQGQSTPYGSNPFQQSQPDTDPYQKPPVPPVVDPYQPYNYQPGVPPVQKVVPPANGLAIASLVLGIVSLVFCLCFGGFLGLPGIICAVIAMAKGNRSGMAIAGLILSIVGFLCFVTMIAVVAANPDIFDEGWYYYYTYRF
- a CDS encoding spore coat associated protein CotJA, producing MADACNTCKPYGTCPPMVDDRTPFPAHTPVAMAYVPYQNMTEVYEPEHALQVGTIFPELDKPFLAGKGCRC
- a CDS encoding WecB/TagA/CpsF family glycosyltransferase; translation: MLKQYFENLYTGSQPEFFKRASLAMDQEEKLFVVTANPETMMIGVQDQDLDAVLCKPSTVIVPDGIGVVKGAQSLGIETQGRVTGVELAAHLIRHAGETNRSIYLYGAKEEVLQALVSRIQREHPGAVIAGCRNGYGQDDDEVFEEILRLKPDVILVALGIPRQELLIDRWLPRFSKGIFVGVGGSFDVLSGSKKRAPQFFVRCNLEWLYRIMKEPKRFGRFYRSNLRFFREVKQLKRLGR
- a CDS encoding aminotransferase class I/II-fold pyridoxal phosphate-dependent enzyme, with the translated sequence MQAIILAAGMGKRLKELTNDVTKCMVKVNGVPLIQRMLSILDRKNLEKIIIVVGYKSEVLMDYINSLSVQTPIEYVTNPIYNKTNNIYSLYLARHYLLQDDTLLLESDLIFEERALDRLLCNPYPNLVLAAKFESWMDGTVLELDEDDNITRFLSKKEFRFSKCSCYYKTVNIYKFSKAFSSTHYVPFLEAYSKALGYNEYYEQVLKVISLLDKPDLKVEKLGNESWYEIDDIQDLKIAETIFAEPHEKLEKFQQCYGGYWRYPKVMDFCYLVNPFFPNKKLIRELRTNFETLLCNYPSGMGVNSLLAAKYFSLHSQNIVVGNGAAELIKALMENIVRDKIGLVFPTFEEYPNRLRPEDIVAFYPQNPDFSYTADDLMEFFDDKQMSMLALINPDNPSGNYIPKNDVLRLIQWSHDKGIRLIVDESFVDFAETSESSTLLEQSLLEQYPYLIVVKSISKSYGVPGLRLGVLASGDSTLIDRIKKDVSIWNINSFAEYYMQIFEKYRSYYKNGMERFYKVRRQFVEQLKNLPGLRVIPSQANYVMCEVIHPCGSALLTEQLLTKYNILIKDLSSKKGFSGRPYVRIAVKRPEENEAIVTALKEILQ